In one Bradyrhizobium cosmicum genomic region, the following are encoded:
- a CDS encoding copper resistance CopC/CopD family protein: MRLPAALATLLLVVGFATGVWAHAALVSAEPASGSMLASAPKAVELRFNEEVTPGAIRLIDGAGKARDDARVSASGETISVAMPPDLPQGTAVLSYRVISQDGHPIAGSVIFSIGRPTGTQPPANADGGLNALIWLARVGLYLGLFVGVGGVFFARWIAWAMTGMIVPRVALVIGIPCAIASLGVLGLDLLGLPLAALATAAPWKVAFATSAGPALLVAMAAVLCALLALRGAWYARALAIVALVGVGLSLAMTGHAATAPPEALTRPAIFLHGLGVTIWIGALVPLATLVSRPTVATLSVVNRFSRLAALAVGVLAATGLALAFVQIEKPSALVETRYGQILSVKLALVILLLGLAALNRFRLTPALARGEKAASILRRVILLECAIALAIFAVVAGWRFTPPPRAIVPETPLAIHIHGDKAMFQVLVSPGKAGVDDFVLQLMTGEGALLKAREVTLTLSLPERGVEPMERDASLGPDSYWHVRKVELPFAGRWHVRIDALVNDFEKITLEDELEVGVP, translated from the coding sequence ATGCGTCTGCCCGCCGCCCTTGCGACGCTGCTCCTCGTTGTTGGCTTTGCAACCGGGGTGTGGGCGCATGCGGCGCTTGTCTCGGCCGAGCCGGCGAGCGGCAGCATGCTTGCGAGCGCGCCGAAGGCGGTAGAGCTGCGCTTCAACGAGGAGGTGACGCCTGGCGCGATCCGACTGATCGACGGCGCGGGCAAGGCGCGGGACGACGCCCGCGTCAGCGCATCGGGTGAAACCATCTCGGTTGCGATGCCGCCGGACCTTCCGCAGGGCACCGCGGTCTTGAGCTATCGCGTGATCTCGCAGGATGGCCATCCAATCGCCGGATCGGTGATCTTCTCGATCGGTAGGCCGACCGGGACACAACCTCCGGCCAATGCCGACGGCGGGTTGAATGCGCTGATCTGGCTGGCGCGGGTTGGCCTTTATCTCGGCCTGTTCGTCGGCGTCGGAGGTGTGTTCTTCGCGAGATGGATCGCGTGGGCGATGACCGGCATGATCGTCCCGCGCGTGGCGCTCGTAATCGGAATTCCCTGCGCAATTGCCTCTCTCGGTGTGTTGGGCCTCGATCTCCTCGGCCTGCCGCTGGCGGCACTCGCGACGGCCGCGCCCTGGAAAGTCGCATTCGCGACCAGCGCCGGTCCCGCATTGCTGGTCGCCATGGCCGCGGTGCTGTGCGCTCTGCTGGCGCTGCGCGGCGCATGGTACGCGCGTGCGCTTGCGATCGTCGCCTTGGTCGGCGTGGGCCTGTCGCTCGCCATGACCGGGCACGCGGCCACGGCGCCGCCGGAGGCGCTGACCCGGCCGGCGATCTTTCTTCATGGCCTCGGCGTCACCATCTGGATCGGTGCTCTCGTGCCGCTGGCCACGCTGGTGTCGAGGCCGACGGTCGCGACGCTTTCGGTCGTGAACCGCTTTTCCCGCCTTGCCGCGCTCGCGGTCGGCGTGCTGGCCGCGACCGGACTCGCGCTCGCGTTCGTCCAGATCGAAAAGCCGTCTGCACTGGTCGAGACCCGCTACGGCCAGATCCTCTCGGTCAAGCTCGCGCTGGTCATCCTGCTGCTGGGACTTGCCGCACTCAATCGGTTCCGGCTGACGCCGGCCCTAGCGCGGGGGGAAAAGGCTGCGTCGATCCTCAGGCGCGTGATCCTGCTGGAATGCGCCATCGCGCTGGCGATCTTCGCCGTCGTCGCCGGCTGGCGCTTTACGCCGCCGCCACGAGCCATCGTTCCGGAGACGCCGCTGGCGATCCACATCCATGGCGACAAGGCGATGTTCCAGGTGCTGGTCTCGCCGGGCAAGGCAGGCGTCGACGATTTCGTGCTCCAGCTCATGACCGGCGAAGGGGCGCTGCTCAAGGCAAGGGAGGTGACCCTGACGCTCAGCCTGCCCGAACGAGGCGTCGAGCCGATGGAGCGGGACGCCTCGCTGGGGCCGGATAGCTACTGGCACGTGCGCAAGGTCGAGCTGCCCTTTGCCGGGCGGTGGCATGTTCGGATCGACGCGCTGGTGAACGATTTCGAGAAGATCACGTTGGAGGACGAGCTTGAGGTTGGGGTGCCTTGA
- the proS gene encoding proline--tRNA ligase yields the protein MRLSRFFLPILKENPKEAEIVSHRLMLRAGMIRQEAAGIYAWLPLGFRVLKKIEQIVREEQDRAGALELLMPTLQLADLWRESGRYDAYGPEMLRIADRHKRELLYGPTNEEMITEIFRAYVKSYKSLPLNLYHIQWKFRDEQRPRFGVMRGREFLMKDAYSFDLNEAAARVAYNKMFVAYLRTFARMGLKAIPMRAETGPIGGDLSHEFIVLAETGESGVFINRDVLDLPVPGEDVDYEADLTPIIKQWTSVYAATEDVHDAARFEQEVPEDKRVNTRGIEVGQIFYFGTKYSDAMKALVAGPDGVDVPIHGGSYGVGVSRLLGAIIEACHDDAGIKWPEAVAPFRAVVLNLKQGDAAVDAACEKLYAELTAKGVDVLYDDTDQRAGAKFAAADLIGIPWQIMIGPKGLADGKIELKRRSDGSRENLSPADVVARLVA from the coding sequence ATGCGGTTGTCGCGGTTCTTTCTGCCCATTCTGAAGGAAAATCCGAAAGAGGCGGAGATCGTCTCGCATCGCCTGATGCTCCGTGCCGGCATGATCCGCCAGGAGGCGGCCGGCATCTATGCCTGGCTGCCGCTCGGGTTTCGGGTGCTGAAGAAGATCGAGCAGATCGTGCGCGAGGAGCAGGACCGCGCCGGTGCGCTGGAACTCTTGATGCCGACGCTCCAACTCGCCGACCTCTGGCGTGAGAGCGGGCGCTACGACGCCTATGGTCCGGAGATGCTGCGCATCGCCGACCGCCACAAGCGCGAGCTGCTGTACGGGCCGACCAACGAGGAAATGATCACCGAGATCTTCCGCGCCTACGTCAAGTCCTACAAGAGCCTGCCGCTCAATCTCTATCATATCCAATGGAAATTCCGCGACGAGCAGCGTCCGCGTTTCGGCGTGATGCGCGGCCGTGAGTTCCTGATGAAGGACGCCTATTCTTTCGACCTCAACGAGGCTGCAGCGCGCGTCGCCTACAACAAGATGTTCGTCGCCTATTTGCGCACTTTCGCGCGGATGGGACTGAAGGCGATCCCGATGCGCGCCGAGACCGGCCCGATCGGCGGAGATCTCAGCCACGAATTCATCGTGCTGGCCGAGACCGGCGAATCCGGTGTCTTCATCAATCGCGACGTGCTGGACCTGCCGGTGCCGGGCGAGGACGTCGATTACGAGGCGGATCTGACGCCGATCATCAAGCAATGGACCTCGGTCTACGCTGCCACCGAGGACGTCCACGACGCCGCGCGCTTCGAGCAGGAAGTGCCCGAAGACAAGCGGGTGAACACCCGCGGCATCGAGGTCGGCCAGATCTTCTATTTCGGTACCAAATATTCCGACGCCATGAAGGCACTGGTGGCGGGCCCTGACGGCGTCGACGTGCCGATCCATGGCGGCTCCTATGGCGTCGGCGTCTCGCGCCTGCTCGGCGCCATCATCGAGGCCTGCCATGACGATGCCGGCATCAAATGGCCCGAAGCGGTGGCCCCGTTCCGCGCCGTGGTGCTGAACCTCAAGCAGGGCGATGCCGCGGTCGATGCGGCCTGTGAGAAGCTCTACGCCGAACTCACCGCCAAGGGCGTCGATGTGCTCTACGACGACACCGACCAGCGCGCCGGCGCCAAATTCGCCGCGGCCGACCTGATCGGCATTCCCTGGCAGATCATGATCGGGCCGAAGGGACTTGCCGACGGCAAGATCGAGCTGAAGCGGCGTAGCGACGGCTCACGCGAGAATTTGTCGCCTGCGGACGTCGTGGCCCGGCTGGTCGCCTGA
- a CDS encoding lipoprotein-releasing ABC transporter permease subunit has translation MDETMTETKPTAPFAPFEWMLSARYLRARRKEGFISVIAGFSFLGIMLGVATLIIVMAVMNGFRKELLDKILGLNGHILVQPLESPLTDWKDVADRLSQVQGIRLAAPVVDGQALASSPWNASGVLVRGIRSDDLNNLTSIAKNIKQGSLEGFDDGQGVAIGRRLADQLSLHAGDSITLVAPKGAVTPMGTTPRIKPYKIVAVFEIGMSEYDLGFVFMPLAEAQAYFNRSNDVTSIEVFTTNPDQIVAFRKAVTEAAGRPVFLVDWRQRNSTFFNALQVERNVMFLILTMIVLVAALNIVSGLIMLVKDKGSDIAILRTMGASQGSIMRIFLITGASIGVVGTLVGFVVGLLICLNIESIRQFLSWLTSTELFSPELYFLSKLPAEIDIGETTAVVIMALTLSFLATLYPSWRAARLDPVEALRYE, from the coding sequence ATGGATGAAACCATGACCGAGACCAAGCCAACCGCACCTTTTGCGCCCTTCGAGTGGATGCTGTCGGCGCGTTATCTGCGCGCACGCCGCAAGGAGGGATTCATCTCGGTCATCGCCGGGTTCTCGTTCCTCGGCATCATGCTGGGCGTGGCGACGCTGATCATTGTGATGGCCGTCATGAACGGCTTCCGCAAGGAGCTGCTCGACAAGATCCTGGGGCTGAACGGCCACATCCTGGTGCAGCCGCTGGAATCGCCGCTGACCGACTGGAAGGACGTCGCCGACCGCCTCAGCCAGGTTCAGGGCATCCGGCTGGCTGCTCCCGTCGTGGACGGCCAGGCGCTGGCGTCCTCACCATGGAATGCCTCGGGCGTGCTGGTGCGGGGCATCCGCTCCGACGACCTCAACAACCTCACCTCGATCGCGAAGAACATCAAGCAGGGCTCGCTGGAAGGCTTCGACGACGGGCAGGGGGTCGCGATCGGCCGGCGCCTCGCCGACCAGCTGTCGCTGCATGCGGGCGACAGCATCACGCTGGTGGCGCCGAAGGGCGCGGTCACGCCGATGGGCACGACGCCGCGGATCAAGCCCTACAAGATCGTCGCGGTGTTCGAGATCGGCATGTCCGAATACGATCTCGGCTTCGTGTTCATGCCGCTTGCGGAGGCGCAGGCCTATTTCAACCGCAGCAATGATGTCACCTCGATCGAGGTGTTCACCACCAATCCCGACCAGATCGTCGCCTTCCGCAAGGCGGTGACGGAGGCCGCGGGCCGGCCGGTTTTCCTGGTCGACTGGCGGCAGCGCAACTCGACCTTCTTCAACGCGCTCCAGGTCGAGCGCAACGTGATGTTCCTGATCCTGACCATGATCGTGCTGGTCGCGGCGCTCAACATCGTGTCCGGCCTGATCATGCTGGTGAAGGACAAGGGGAGCGACATCGCGATCCTGCGCACCATGGGGGCCTCGCAGGGCTCGATCATGCGCATCTTCCTGATCACGGGCGCATCGATCGGCGTGGTCGGCACGCTGGTCGGCTTCGTCGTCGGCCTCCTGATCTGCCTGAACATCGAATCGATCCGGCAATTCCTGTCCTGGCTGACCAGCACCGAGCTGTTCTCGCCGGAGCTTTATTTCCTGTCGAAACTGCCCGCCGAGATCGACATCGGCGAGACCACGGCCGTCGTTATCATGGCGCTGACGCTGTCGTTCCTTGCGACGCTCTACCCGTCGTGGCGCGCCGCGCGCCTCGATCCCGTCGAAGCGCTGCGGTATGAGTGA
- a CDS encoding ABC transporter ATP-binding protein, with the protein MEQQQGAEDVPVIYLHEIKRQYLQGEVPLTILDGAKLALWAGQSVALVAPSGSGKSTLLHIAGLLEAPDSGEVYVNGAPTSQLPDIERTQLRRTDIGFVYQSHRLLPEFSALENVMMPQMIRGLKKSESVKRAKEILGYLGLGDRITHRPAELSGGEQQRVAIARAVANAPRVLFADEPTGNLDPHTADHVFQALMQLVKATQVSMLIATHNMELAGRMDRRVSLSNGQVVELE; encoded by the coding sequence ATGGAGCAGCAGCAGGGGGCGGAAGATGTACCGGTCATTTATCTCCACGAGATAAAGCGGCAGTACTTGCAGGGCGAGGTGCCGCTGACGATCCTCGACGGCGCCAAGCTCGCGCTGTGGGCCGGCCAATCGGTCGCGCTGGTGGCGCCGTCGGGCTCGGGCAAGTCGACGCTGCTGCACATCGCGGGGCTGCTCGAAGCCCCCGATTCCGGCGAGGTCTACGTCAATGGCGCGCCGACCTCGCAACTGCCCGACATCGAGCGCACCCAGCTTCGCCGCACCGACATCGGCTTCGTCTACCAGTCGCACCGGCTGCTGCCGGAGTTCTCGGCGCTGGAGAACGTCATGATGCCGCAGATGATCCGGGGCCTGAAGAAGTCCGAGAGCGTCAAGCGCGCCAAGGAGATCCTCGGCTATCTCGGCCTCGGCGATCGCATCACCCATCGCCCGGCCGAGCTGTCGGGCGGCGAGCAGCAGCGCGTCGCGATCGCGAGAGCCGTTGCGAACGCGCCGCGGGTGCTGTTCGCGGACGAGCCGACCGGCAACCTCGACCCACACACCGCGGACCACGTGTTCCAGGCGCTGATGCAACTCGTCAAGGCGACCCAGGTCTCGATGCTGATCGCGACCCACAACATGGAGCTCGCCGGCCGCATGGACCGCCGCGTGTCGCTGTCGAACGGCCAGGTCGTCGAGCTCGAATAG
- a CDS encoding quinone oxidoreductase family protein: MKAAVLKSFGSPLVIEDVPEPTIGTGEVIVEMVATRVLSYMNEVFSGERNYALDLPIIPGPGGIGRVRALGPDATRLAIGDWVFCDPTVRSRDDAAAPDIALQGLTAAGPGGMRLQQHFRHGSFAQQMRVPTENVKRLGAITSEEATRWCALGTLLVPYGGFLAANLRPGEIVLVSGATGNFGSAAVSVALAMGAACVVAPGRNETILADLVRRFGDRVTPVKLTGKEDDDRESMKRAAPGPIDCVFDIMPPSVSTTVVRAAIMTVRPYGRVVLMGGVGMAGGAGLELPYPWIMRNCNSIHGVWMYPPDAAARLIALVRSGLLRLEEYEATDFDLDHANDAVAHAAANGGPFKLTVIRP; the protein is encoded by the coding sequence ATGAAAGCTGCCGTACTCAAATCCTTTGGATCGCCGCTCGTCATCGAGGACGTTCCCGAACCGACCATCGGCACCGGCGAGGTCATCGTCGAAATGGTCGCCACGCGCGTGCTGTCCTACATGAACGAGGTCTTCAGCGGGGAGCGCAACTATGCGCTCGATCTACCGATCATTCCGGGACCCGGCGGCATCGGACGTGTGCGTGCGCTCGGTCCTGACGCAACCAGGCTAGCCATCGGCGACTGGGTGTTCTGCGACCCGACGGTGCGCTCGCGCGACGACGCGGCAGCACCCGACATCGCCCTGCAAGGCCTCACGGCCGCTGGTCCGGGCGGCATGCGCCTGCAACAGCATTTCCGCCATGGCTCGTTTGCCCAACAGATGCGGGTGCCGACCGAGAACGTTAAACGACTTGGTGCGATCACATCGGAGGAAGCCACCCGATGGTGCGCACTCGGGACGCTGCTGGTGCCCTATGGCGGATTCCTCGCCGCCAACCTTCGGCCGGGCGAGATCGTGCTGGTGAGCGGGGCCACCGGCAATTTCGGCAGTGCGGCCGTATCGGTCGCGCTGGCGATGGGCGCCGCCTGCGTGGTGGCCCCCGGCCGTAACGAGACAATTTTGGCCGATCTCGTCCGCCGTTTCGGCGATCGGGTGACGCCGGTCAAGCTCACCGGCAAGGAAGACGACGACCGCGAGAGCATGAAGCGCGCAGCGCCCGGGCCTATCGACTGCGTGTTCGACATCATGCCGCCCTCGGTCAGCACCACCGTGGTGCGCGCGGCGATCATGACGGTGCGCCCGTATGGCCGCGTCGTACTGATGGGCGGCGTCGGCATGGCGGGCGGCGCCGGTCTTGAGCTGCCTTATCCCTGGATCATGCGCAATTGCAACAGCATCCACGGCGTCTGGATGTATCCGCCGGATGCAGCCGCGCGTCTGATCGCACTGGTACGATCAGGGCTGCTGCGGCTGGAGGAGTACGAGGCGACGGACTTCGACCTCGACCACGCCAACGATGCCGTGGCGCATGCTGCAGCCAACGGCGGACCGTTCAAACTGACGGTGATCCGGCCGTAG
- a CDS encoding helix-turn-helix transcriptional regulator encodes MADPRRVEFGDFLRSRRERLTPKTVGLPAGTRRRTAGLRREEVAQLAGIGVDWYIRLEQGRTVSPSVTTVDALARALRLSKTEHAHLKALVRDGDRRAFTREIVPPPIQRLVESLPHPAYITGRRWDVLAWNEAAEKVFAFGRLPEQDRNTMLLMMTNKQTRKAYGTGWAEVAKRMVAMFRTTHDVWAGDPAFAELLARLRQGSPEFVKWWEAHEIRSTASGLKTMSHPTLGVLHFEHTSFQANDDPALKLVIYTPV; translated from the coding sequence ATGGCCGACCCACGCCGCGTCGAATTCGGCGACTTCCTCAGGTCCCGCCGCGAAAGGCTGACTCCGAAGACGGTCGGGCTGCCCGCGGGCACCCGGCGCCGCACCGCGGGGCTCCGCCGCGAGGAGGTCGCGCAGCTCGCCGGCATCGGCGTCGACTGGTACATCCGGCTCGAGCAGGGCCGCACCGTCAGCCCGTCCGTCACCACCGTCGACGCGCTGGCCCGCGCGCTGCGGCTCAGCAAGACCGAGCACGCCCATCTGAAGGCCCTGGTGCGCGACGGCGACAGGCGCGCGTTCACGCGCGAAATCGTGCCGCCGCCGATCCAGCGGCTGGTCGAGAGCCTGCCGCATCCGGCCTACATCACCGGGCGGCGCTGGGACGTGCTGGCCTGGAACGAGGCTGCCGAGAAGGTCTTCGCGTTCGGGCGCCTGCCGGAGCAGGATCGCAACACGATGCTGCTGATGATGACCAACAAGCAGACGCGCAAGGCCTACGGCACCGGCTGGGCGGAGGTCGCCAAGCGCATGGTCGCGATGTTCCGCACCACTCACGACGTATGGGCCGGCGATCCCGCGTTTGCCGAGTTGCTGGCGCGGCTGCGGCAGGGCAGCCCGGAATTCGTCAAATGGTGGGAAGCCCACGAGATCCGCTCGACCGCCTCGGGCCTGAAGACGATGTCGCATCCGACGCTCGGCGTGCTGCATTTCGAGCACACGAGCTTTCAGGCCAACGACGATCCCGCGCTGAAGCTGGTGATCTACACGCCGGTGTGA
- a CDS encoding transglutaminase-like domain-containing protein, with protein MDPAAFSSQSRATLPVAQRLEQFLSIDPSPLTIARLGESRVLTTCRDFSLMLCAILRHHGIPARIRCGFARYFAGNLYHDHWVCEYWAWGEQRWILVDAQLDELHRNLLKFDFEPTDVPRTAYITGIEAWKRCRTGIIDPAQLGHGSTNGLFFARVNLARDLLALAKIETSAWDRWRAAREPDRSLDEAALLRCDEMAQRDEEGAIEIARSLNDPPWQ; from the coding sequence TTGGACCCGGCGGCCTTCTCAAGTCAAAGTCGCGCCACGTTGCCCGTAGCGCAGCGTTTGGAGCAATTTCTGTCGATTGATCCGAGTCCGTTGACAATCGCCCGGCTTGGCGAGTCAAGAGTGTTGACGACATGCAGGGACTTCTCGCTGATGTTGTGTGCCATTCTGCGGCATCACGGGATCCCCGCACGCATACGCTGTGGCTTCGCTAGGTACTTTGCCGGGAATCTCTATCACGATCATTGGGTGTGCGAATACTGGGCTTGGGGCGAGCAGCGTTGGATCCTCGTTGATGCTCAACTCGACGAGTTGCACCGCAACCTCCTCAAGTTCGATTTCGAGCCGACCGATGTGCCTCGTACTGCCTATATTACGGGTATCGAAGCGTGGAAACGATGCAGAACCGGCATCATCGATCCGGCACAGCTTGGTCACGGATCGACCAACGGTCTGTTCTTTGCACGCGTCAATCTGGCGCGCGACCTGCTTGCTCTTGCCAAGATCGAGACCTCGGCCTGGGATAGGTGGCGCGCGGCGCGCGAGCCGGACCGCAGCTTGGATGAGGCCGCCTTGTTGCGCTGTGATGAGATGGCGCAGCGTGATGAGGAGGGGGCCATCGAGATCGCGCGATCGCTGAACGATCCGCCCTGGCAATAG
- a CDS encoding GNAT family N-acetyltransferase produces MAITVRPMTLQETALIIEYFHTATPEHLEMLGVDPTRLPPASQWQRLYEQMFDRPVEQRGGFLVSWLSDDTFLGFSTADKIRIGQHANMHLHITDASLRKQGIGVECVRRTVELYFQILELKQLFCEPNAFNVAPNRTLQKAGFTYVKTHMTVPGPLNFHQAVNRWMIDRG; encoded by the coding sequence ATGGCCATCACCGTTCGACCAATGACTTTGCAGGAAACTGCGCTGATCATTGAGTATTTCCACACAGCGACGCCGGAGCATCTGGAAATGCTCGGGGTCGACCCGACACGACTGCCACCGGCATCACAATGGCAGCGACTTTACGAGCAAATGTTCGACCGGCCTGTCGAGCAAAGAGGCGGTTTTCTGGTCAGCTGGCTCTCGGACGACACATTCCTGGGGTTCTCGACCGCCGACAAGATTCGCATTGGCCAGCACGCAAATATGCATCTGCACATCACGGATGCCTCGCTACGCAAGCAGGGGATCGGCGTGGAGTGTGTCCGAAGGACCGTCGAACTCTACTTTCAGATTCTTGAGTTGAAGCAACTCTTCTGTGAGCCCAATGCGTTCAATGTGGCTCCGAACCGCACCCTTCAAAAAGCGGGTTTCACCTACGTCAAGACGCACATGACCGTGCCGGGCCCTCTGAACTTCCACCAGGCGGTCAATCGCTGGATGATCGATCGAGGTTGA
- a CDS encoding outer membrane protein has protein sequence MRKLMKCVVVAAALAAAPAYAGEAPVRNWNGVYVGANIGGGWGSNSVGYAPNDPQAVNLFGSGGKPPPAAFDFSGVLGGVQLGYNHQWSSAWLIGVETDFDGSGVSGSGSTSGVFAPYYTAPFNAPVQQRLDWFGTLRARLGYLPTNNLLVYGTGGFAYGRVVQSGSWDTNTPFAFGGGAYDVNCFGGNPSCFAGSSSRVATGWTAGAGLEYAILRDWTLRAEYLHVSLAGGSTTETVLGDTTGALPSSFNAAFGRISLNTARIGLSYQFR, from the coding sequence GTGAGGAAGCTGATGAAATGTGTTGTCGTCGCCGCTGCGCTCGCCGCGGCGCCGGCCTATGCGGGAGAGGCGCCGGTCCGCAACTGGAATGGTGTCTACGTCGGTGCAAACATCGGTGGGGGGTGGGGCAGCAATAGCGTCGGCTATGCGCCGAACGATCCACAGGCCGTCAATCTATTTGGCTCAGGTGGCAAGCCACCGCCTGCCGCGTTCGACTTTTCGGGTGTCCTGGGCGGCGTCCAGCTTGGCTATAATCACCAGTGGAGCAGCGCCTGGCTCATCGGAGTGGAGACGGATTTTGATGGCTCCGGCGTGAGCGGCTCCGGCTCGACCAGCGGGGTCTTTGCACCTTACTACACGGCTCCATTCAACGCGCCGGTCCAGCAACGGCTCGACTGGTTTGGCACGCTGAGAGCGCGGTTGGGCTATCTGCCGACGAACAATCTTCTGGTCTACGGCACCGGAGGATTTGCCTATGGTCGCGTCGTTCAAAGCGGAAGCTGGGACACGAATACGCCGTTCGCCTTTGGCGGTGGCGCCTATGACGTCAATTGCTTTGGTGGAAATCCGTCGTGCTTTGCCGGATCGTCGAGCAGGGTCGCCACGGGTTGGACAGCCGGCGCGGGCCTGGAATATGCTATTCTGCGCGACTGGACGCTAAGGGCCGAATACCTTCATGTGAGCCTGGCCGGCGGCTCCACGACCGAGACCGTGCTCGGGGATACCACGGGCGCCTTGCCCTCGTCCTTCAATGCAGCCTTCGGCCGCATCAGTCTCAATACCGCGCGCATCGGGCTGAGCTATCAATTCCGATAA